The following coding sequences are from one Thermoplasmata archaeon window:
- a CDS encoding 4Fe-4S dicluster domain-containing protein: MHKKVEYKGDGCSGCRVCASTCAWYNSGSQNWKHGRIKIVKEEPDVDYPVICRQCKEPACLAACKFGAIAPNEVGVLMVNHEKCTGCGACVRACPYEGIKLHPVLKKAVKCDLCNGAPKCIEHCPEGVLSLKEVD, encoded by the coding sequence ATGCACAAAAAGGTAGAGTATAAAGGTGATGGCTGTTCAGGATGCAGGGTATGTGCCTCCACCTGTGCCTGGTACAATTCTGGGAGCCAGAACTGGAAGCATGGACGGATTAAAATCGTGAAGGAAGAGCCAGATGTGGATTATCCTGTTATTTGCAGGCAGTGTAAAGAGCCAGCTTGCCTTGCTGCATGCAAGTTTGGAGCAATCGCGCCTAATGAGGTCGGTGTGCTTATGGTAAACCATGAGAAATGCACTGGTTGCGGTGCCTGTGTCCGTGCCTGTCCCTACGAAGGAATAAAACTCCATCCTGTTTTGAAAAAGGCAGTGAAGTGCGATTTGTGTAATGGTGCGCCAAAATGCATTGAGCATTGTCCAGAGGGAGTGCTATCCCTTAAGGAGGTGGATTGA